One Panicum virgatum strain AP13 chromosome 9K, P.virgatum_v5, whole genome shotgun sequence genomic region harbors:
- the LOC120652125 gene encoding glucan endo-1,3-beta-glucosidase 5-like codes for MGSCAALRALAVVVWVAAAYPVVFRARPVQTLAANWGTRALHPLPGDITVRLLRDNGFDKVKLFEADAPALRALGHSGIQVMLGLPNDLLAAVAASVTAAEQWVLQNVSTYVSKYGVDIRYVAIGNEPFLKSYKGRFEAATLPAVQNVQAALVKAGLARQVHVTVPLNADVYESPDGKPSSGDFRPDIAGLMLSLVRFLLDNGGVFTINIYPFLSLYADSNFPVDYAFFPSPGAPPSQASVQDGAVLYTNVFDANYDTLIAALEKHGLGAIPVVVGEIGWPTDGDRNANAANAQRFNQGLFDRIIAGKGTPRRPRMPDVYVFALLDEDNKSVDPGNFERHWGVFNYDGSPKYRLSLAGGHPIVPARGVRYLSKQWCVLRPDASASDPAVAGAVQYACQYSDCTSLGAGSSCGNLDARANVSYAFNQFFQAANQQKGACSFNNLSTIVTTDPSQGTCRFKIMIDTGRHELTGKSAAGRQVAVASSSWRAVLMLIGLASLGVVTAW; via the coding sequence TGGTGgtgtgggtggcggcggcgtaccCGGTGGTGTTCCGGGCGCGGCCCGTGCAGACGCTTGCGGCCAACTGGGGCACCCGCGCGCTGCACCCGCTGCCGGGGGACATCACCGTCCGCCTCCTCCGGGACAACGGCTTCGACAAGGTCAAGCTCTTCGAGGCCGACGCCCCCGCGCTCCGGGCGCTGGGCCACTCGGGCATCCAGGTCATGCTCGGCCTCCCCAACGatctgctcgccgccgtcgccgccagcgtcaccgccgccgagcAGTGGGTGCTCCAGAACGTCTCCACCTACGTCTCCAAGTACGGCGTCGACATCCGCTACGTCGCCATCGGCAACGAGCCCTTCCTCAAGTCCTACAAGGGCCGCTTCGAGGCCGCCACGCTGCCCGCCGTCCAGAACGTCCAGGCCGCGCTCGTCAAGGCCGGCCTCGCCCGCCAGGTCCACGTCACCGTCCCCCTCAACGCCGACGTCTACGAGTCCCCCGACGGCAAGCCCTCCTCCGGCGACTTCCGCCCGGACATCGCCGGCCTCATGCTCAGCCTCGTCCGCTTCCTCCTCGACAACGGCGGCGTCTTCACCATCAACATCTaccccttcctctccctctacGCCGACTCCAACTTCCCCGTCGACTACGCCTTCTTCCCCtcccccggcgcgccgccgtcccagGCCTCCGTGCAGGACGGCGCCGTGCTCTACACTAACGTCTTCGACGCCAACTACGACACCCTCATCGCCGCGCTCGAGAAGCACGGCCTCGGGGCCAtccccgtcgtcgtcggcgagaTCGGCTGGCCCACCGACGGCGACAGGAACGCAAACGCCGCCAACGCGCAGCGCTTCAACCAGGGCCTCTTCGACCGCATCATCGCCGGCAAGGgcaccccgcgccgcccgcggaTGCCCGACGTCTACGTCTTCGCGCTGCTCGACGAGGACAACAAGAGCGTCGACCCGGGCAACTTCGAGCGCCACTGGGGCGTCTTCAACTACGACGGCTCGCCCAAGTACCGCCtcagcctcgccggcggccaccccATCGTGCCGGCCAGGGGCGTCCGATACCTCTCCAAGCAGTGGTGCGTGCTCCGCCCGGACGCCAGCGCCTCCGAcccggccgtcgccggcgccgtccaGTACGCCTGCCAGTACTCCGACTGCACCAGCCTCGGCGCCGGCTCCTCCTGCGGCAACCTCGACGCGCGCGCCAACGTCTCCTACGCCTTCAACCAGTTCTTCCAGGCGGCCAACCAGCAGAAGGGCGCCTGCAGCTTCAACAACCTCTCCACCATCGTCACCACCGACCCGTCCCAGGGGACCTGCAGGTTCAAGATCATGATCGACACCGGCCGCCACGAGCTCACCGGCAAGTCGGCCGCCGGCAGGCAGGTGGCTGTGGCTTCCTCCTCGTGGAGAGCCGTGCTAATGCTCATCGGCTTGGCCAGCCTTGGTGTGGTGACCGCGTGGTGA